A genomic segment from Sceloporus undulatus isolate JIND9_A2432 ecotype Alabama unplaced genomic scaffold, SceUnd_v1.1 scaffold_16, whole genome shotgun sequence encodes:
- the LOC121917362 gene encoding CMP-sialic acid transporter isoform X2 codes for MAPQKENVGLLFKLYCLTVMTLVAATYTVALRYTRTTETVLYFSTTAVCITEVIKLFLSLGILTKETGSLGRLLTSLKENVLGSPKELLKLSVPSLVYAIQNNMAFLALSNLDAAVYQMEQSPLIGFGAIAIAVLCSGFAGVYFEKVLKSSDTSLWVRNIQMYLSGIVVTLVGVYMSDGAQVMEKGFFYGYTHYVWFVIFLSSVGGLYTSVVVKYTDNIMKGFSAAAAIVLSTIASVILFGLQITITFSLGALLVCISIYLYGLPRQDTTKLQPVESKASKENLIHV; via the exons ATGGCGCCTCAGAAAG aaaatgttggtttgctttttaagtTGTACTGCTTGACGGTGATGACCTTGGTGGCTGCGACATACACAGTTGCTTTGCGATACACAAGAACGACAGAAACAGTTCTGTACTTTTCAACGACAGCTGTGTGTATAACAGAAGTTATCAAGTTATTCCTAAGTTTGGGCATTTTAACAAA agagACTGGAAGCCTAGGTAGATTGTTGACATCGTTGAAAGAAAATGTCTTGGGAAGCCCTAAAGAACTACTTAAATTAAGTGTTCCCTCTCTGGTGTATGCCATTCAGAACAACATGGCCTTCCTGGCTCTTAGCAATTTGGATGCAGCAGTTTACCAG ATGGAACAAAGCCCTCTGATAGGCTTTGGTGCGATCGCAATTGCTGTTTTATGTTCCGGATTTGCAG GGGTGTATTTTGAGAAAGTACTTAAGAGTTCAGATACATCTTTATGGGTCAGGAACATTCAAATGTATCTTTCTGGCATTGTTGTGACCTTGGTTGGTGTCTACATGTCTGATGGAGCTCAAGTAATGGAGAAAGGTTTTTTCTATGGCTATACTCATTATGTCTGGTTTGTGATAT TTCTTTCCAGTGTTGGAGGCCTTTACACGTCAGTTGTTGTTAAATACACAGACAATATTATGAAAGGCTTTTCTGCAGCGGCCGCCATTGTCCTCTCTACTATTGCATCTGTTATTCTCTTCGGTTTACAGATTA CCATAACTTTCTCTCTCGGTGCTCTTCTTGTATGTATTTCAATATATTTGTATGGATTGCCTCGACAAGACACGACAAAACTCCAGCCAGTAGAATCAAAAGCATCAAAAGAGAATCTTATTCATGTTTAA
- the LOC121917362 gene encoding CMP-sialic acid transporter isoform X1, translating into MAPQKENVGLLFKLYCLTVMTLVAATYTVALRYTRTTETVLYFSTTAVCITEVIKLFLSLGILTKETGSLGRLLTSLKENVLGSPKELLKLSVPSLVYAIQNNMAFLALSNLDAAVYQVTYQLKIPCTALCTVLMLNRSLSKLQWFSVFMLCGGVTLVQWKPAQATKIQMEQSPLIGFGAIAIAVLCSGFAGVYFEKVLKSSDTSLWVRNIQMYLSGIVVTLVGVYMSDGAQVMEKGFFYGYTHYVWFVIFLSSVGGLYTSVVVKYTDNIMKGFSAAAAIVLSTIASVILFGLQITITFSLGALLVCISIYLYGLPRQDTTKLQPVESKASKENLIHV; encoded by the exons ATGGCGCCTCAGAAAG aaaatgttggtttgctttttaagtTGTACTGCTTGACGGTGATGACCTTGGTGGCTGCGACATACACAGTTGCTTTGCGATACACAAGAACGACAGAAACAGTTCTGTACTTTTCAACGACAGCTGTGTGTATAACAGAAGTTATCAAGTTATTCCTAAGTTTGGGCATTTTAACAAA agagACTGGAAGCCTAGGTAGATTGTTGACATCGTTGAAAGAAAATGTCTTGGGAAGCCCTAAAGAACTACTTAAATTAAGTGTTCCCTCTCTGGTGTATGCCATTCAGAACAACATGGCCTTCCTGGCTCTTAGCAATTTGGATGCAGCAGTTTACCAG GTCACCTATCAGTTGAAGATCCCATGTACAGCCTTATGTACAGTCTTAATGCTGAACCGCTCTCTCAGTAAACTGCAGTGGTTCTCAGTCTTCATGCTCTGTGGTGGAGTCACACTTGTTCAGTGGAAACCAGCACAGGCTACAAAAATTCAG ATGGAACAAAGCCCTCTGATAGGCTTTGGTGCGATCGCAATTGCTGTTTTATGTTCCGGATTTGCAG GGGTGTATTTTGAGAAAGTACTTAAGAGTTCAGATACATCTTTATGGGTCAGGAACATTCAAATGTATCTTTCTGGCATTGTTGTGACCTTGGTTGGTGTCTACATGTCTGATGGAGCTCAAGTAATGGAGAAAGGTTTTTTCTATGGCTATACTCATTATGTCTGGTTTGTGATAT TTCTTTCCAGTGTTGGAGGCCTTTACACGTCAGTTGTTGTTAAATACACAGACAATATTATGAAAGGCTTTTCTGCAGCGGCCGCCATTGTCCTCTCTACTATTGCATCTGTTATTCTCTTCGGTTTACAGATTA CCATAACTTTCTCTCTCGGTGCTCTTCTTGTATGTATTTCAATATATTTGTATGGATTGCCTCGACAAGACACGACAAAACTCCAGCCAGTAGAATCAAAAGCATCAAAAGAGAATCTTATTCATGTTTAA